Proteins encoded by one window of Halobaculum halobium:
- a CDS encoding electron transfer flavoprotein subunit alpha/FixB family protein, with protein MSDVLAVADHRRGVVRDVSLELVRAGRELADDLGGELHLAVIAGDVDGFADTLSLEGVDAIHTVDAGEEFNHDLYAGATAALFEELAPAAVLMPNSVNGLDYAPAVANSLDLPLVADAVGLSYDGGLEATREMYGSKVETTVEVSEEPFAVTVRSGEWPAVEETADVPIEAFEFDFDESTSGARVRGFEEVGAGDVDIADAEFLVSIGRGIEEEENIELIEELAEATGATLSSSRPIVDNGWLPKNRQVGQSGKQVTPDVYLAIGISGAVQHVAGMKGAETIIAINTDPNAPIFDIADYGIVGDLFDVVPALTEQFS; from the coding sequence ATGAGCGACGTGCTCGCGGTCGCAGACCACCGGCGCGGCGTCGTGCGCGACGTGAGTCTCGAACTGGTTCGCGCCGGGCGCGAACTCGCGGACGACCTCGGCGGCGAGTTGCACCTCGCGGTGATCGCCGGCGACGTGGACGGGTTCGCCGACACCCTGTCGCTGGAGGGGGTCGACGCGATCCACACCGTCGACGCGGGCGAAGAGTTCAATCACGACCTGTACGCTGGCGCGACCGCCGCGCTGTTCGAGGAGCTCGCGCCCGCGGCCGTTCTCATGCCCAACTCCGTCAACGGCCTCGACTACGCGCCCGCGGTGGCGAACAGCCTCGACCTCCCGCTGGTCGCCGACGCGGTCGGCCTCTCCTACGACGGCGGGCTCGAAGCGACGCGCGAGATGTACGGCTCGAAGGTCGAGACGACCGTCGAGGTGAGCGAGGAACCGTTCGCCGTTACCGTCCGCAGCGGCGAGTGGCCCGCCGTTGAGGAGACGGCCGACGTGCCCATCGAGGCGTTCGAGTTCGACTTCGACGAGTCGACCTCCGGCGCCCGCGTGCGGGGATTCGAGGAGGTCGGCGCCGGCGACGTGGATATCGCCGACGCGGAGTTCCTCGTCTCGATCGGCCGCGGTATCGAGGAGGAGGAGAACATCGAACTCATCGAGGAGCTGGCCGAGGCCACCGGCGCGACGCTGTCGTCCTCCCGACCCATCGTCGACAACGGCTGGCTGCCGAAGAACCGGCAGGTCGGTCAGTCGGGCAAACAGGTGACGCCGGACGTGTACCTCGCGATCGGCATCTCGGGGGCCGTTCAACACGTCGCCGGCATGAAGGGAGCCGAGACGATCATCGCGATCAACACGGACCCGAACGCCCCGATCTTCGACATCGCCGACTACGGGATCGTCGGTGACCTGTTCGACGTGGTGCCGGCGCTGACCGAGCAGTTCTCCTGA
- a CDS encoding DUF7096 domain-containing protein, with protein MRAIPVLVAVLLASAAVSGALAVPDRGESAASIGGGSATSAVPFTPAETETAAATEGPEATTMATINGTAPIRVLSLDANGSVASDIDVVTVDAGTATGFGANASAARIETIALRERITSANDSDERQIRILDGLNEVDKDVVTLHSRHREAIAAYHAGEISGKEFLVELARIRATAAVLEERVLMLDRLADDTDDLALDDSRVFPVVYDLRTFDGPVRSRAAAALDGEPGASTRVYVATTETGIVLSTVADGQFVREAFRSDLRQRDDTSIDEETAQNVTARSYPEVWAATGGSVAGQGSGGTFLFDLAYPNGTLTAFVGGGTERVFMEQQRVDLAAVSTGEAVTRTLDLTLTVNRTFPGGPLRVAVTDPQTGEPVDAVVKIGREGGESTDVGTTGADGVLWTVSPSDEFVVTVVEVGSTEVSTRSVTPTEPVTVADAFESPGGPNATDSGE; from the coding sequence ATGCGAGCTATCCCCGTTCTCGTTGCGGTCCTCCTCGCGTCCGCCGCCGTCAGCGGCGCGCTTGCGGTCCCCGATCGGGGCGAGTCGGCCGCCTCAATCGGAGGCGGATCCGCCACGTCTGCAGTGCCGTTTACGCCCGCTGAAACAGAGACTGCCGCCGCGACAGAGGGCCCCGAGGCGACGACCATGGCCACGATCAACGGTACGGCGCCAATTCGGGTGCTCTCACTGGATGCCAACGGCAGCGTCGCCTCCGACATCGACGTGGTGACGGTCGACGCCGGCACCGCGACCGGCTTCGGCGCGAACGCGTCCGCCGCACGCATTGAGACCATCGCCCTCCGCGAGCGAATCACGAGCGCGAACGACAGCGACGAACGACAGATACGGATCCTCGACGGACTGAACGAAGTCGACAAGGACGTCGTCACCCTTCACAGCCGCCACCGCGAGGCGATCGCCGCCTACCACGCCGGCGAAATCTCCGGGAAGGAGTTCCTCGTCGAACTGGCACGGATCCGCGCCACCGCGGCGGTCCTCGAAGAGCGGGTGCTCATGCTCGACAGGCTTGCCGACGACACCGACGACCTCGCGCTGGACGACAGCCGCGTGTTCCCCGTCGTGTACGACCTGCGTACGTTCGACGGGCCGGTCCGCTCGCGGGCCGCCGCGGCGCTCGACGGTGAACCCGGCGCGTCGACCCGGGTGTACGTCGCGACGACCGAGACGGGGATCGTCCTCTCGACCGTCGCAGACGGCCAGTTCGTCCGAGAGGCGTTCCGGAGCGACCTCCGCCAGCGCGACGACACCAGCATCGACGAGGAGACAGCCCAGAACGTGACGGCACGGAGCTATCCCGAGGTGTGGGCCGCCACCGGCGGCTCCGTCGCGGGGCAGGGCTCGGGCGGGACGTTCCTGTTCGACCTCGCGTACCCGAATGGGACGCTGACTGCGTTCGTCGGCGGCGGAACCGAGCGCGTGTTCATGGAGCAACAGCGCGTCGACCTCGCGGCCGTCTCCACCGGCGAGGCCGTGACGAGGACGCTCGATCTCACGCTGACGGTGAACCGGACGTTCCCCGGCGGACCGCTTCGGGTCGCCGTCACCGATCCGCAGACGGGCGAACCGGTCGACGCGGTCGTGAAGATCGGCCGCGAGGGCGGCGAGAGCACGGACGTCGGGACGACGGGTGCGGACGGCGTTCTCTGGACCGTCTCGCCGAGCGACGAGTTCGTCGTCACCGTGGTTGAGGTCGGCTCGACCGAGGTGTCCACCCGCTCCGTCACGCCGACGGAGCCCGTCACGGTCGCTGACGCGTTCGAATCCCCGGGCGGACCCAACGCGACGGACAGCGGCGAGTGA
- a CDS encoding electron transfer flavoprotein subunit beta/FixA family protein: MKILVTVKEVAEAADDFEIEGTDIGEQFLEYDLNEWDDYAVEAAVQLSEEYDDVEVVSATIGPERAEETIRMALAKGVDRAIRVWDDDVAAADLDVAAKTRLFASVVEDEDPDLVLSGVQAADDGFGATGVSLADDIGFDWAAVVNHLETEDDLSTAHVHRELEGGVEELTDVDLPAVLTIQTGLNEPRYASLRGIRQAQSKEIAQFGLADLGLDADAVRSPLSRTEMYEPETESDATYFDGSADDQAAELADVLREKGVVAE; the protein is encoded by the coding sequence ATGAAGATCCTCGTCACGGTCAAGGAGGTCGCGGAGGCGGCCGACGACTTCGAGATCGAGGGGACAGATATCGGGGAGCAGTTCCTCGAATACGACCTCAACGAGTGGGACGACTACGCCGTCGAGGCGGCGGTCCAGCTCTCGGAGGAGTACGACGACGTCGAAGTCGTCTCCGCCACGATCGGTCCCGAGCGCGCCGAGGAGACGATCCGGATGGCGCTCGCGAAGGGCGTCGACCGCGCGATCCGCGTCTGGGACGACGACGTCGCCGCCGCGGACCTCGACGTCGCGGCGAAGACGCGGCTCTTCGCGAGCGTCGTCGAGGACGAAGATCCCGACCTCGTCCTCTCCGGCGTCCAGGCGGCCGACGACGGATTCGGCGCGACGGGCGTCTCGCTGGCCGACGACATCGGCTTCGACTGGGCGGCTGTCGTCAATCACCTGGAGACCGAAGACGACCTGTCGACGGCGCACGTCCACCGCGAACTGGAGGGCGGCGTCGAGGAGCTGACCGACGTGGACCTCCCAGCGGTGCTCACGATCCAGACGGGGCTGAACGAGCCGCGCTACGCCAGCCTCCGGGGCATCCGGCAGGCCCAGAGCAAGGAGATCGCCCAGTTCGGACTCGCCGACCTGGGGCTTGACGCCGACGCGGTCCGATCGCCTCTCTCGCGTACCGAAATGTACGAACCGGAGACCGAGTCGGACGCGACGTACTTTGACGGCTCGGCGGACGACCAGGCCGCGGAGTTGGCTGACGTGCTCCGCGAGAAGGGGGTGGTGGCCGAATGA
- a CDS encoding helix-turn-helix transcriptional regulator, producing the protein MRYVALLAVLAVLVSFATGATAAAAVQPVEPSALADQPASDGAAQAITSPTDSASPQLASTVGAPRTNFTISLREDGDARWTVETRIALDDESTRDAFEEYARSYEAGDASGGPAVDPFRNAAAAASEATGREMSIERVNRTATLSNQSGVLRLRFTWTRFLEPGDDGVLELGDAFRTPNNGTWFGSLSASQRLVIEPPADYEVSDVSQGFSYSISDRRIVAEGPQQFGADDIAIRYEPGDSPPDTSYLLELIAGAGVVLLFAVAVLAYRRGNVAGARSGGGTDGAAGTEAGPNQSGQAPRGMDDGTDGGSDGVDGDREEGPSTAPSGPATDRDGSDTAVAGGAAAGDGPTETPSDSGGGSGEDAATEREEDLELLSDEERVERLLGEHGGRMRQGTIVDETGWSDAKVSQLLSAMADDERVEKLRLGRENIISLADGDDAGDETGADAESS; encoded by the coding sequence ATGCGGTATGTCGCCCTCCTCGCCGTGCTCGCCGTTCTCGTCTCGTTCGCCACGGGCGCGACGGCCGCGGCGGCCGTCCAGCCGGTGGAGCCGTCAGCGCTCGCGGATCAGCCCGCCAGCGACGGCGCCGCGCAGGCGATCACGTCCCCGACAGACAGCGCGTCTCCGCAACTCGCCTCGACCGTCGGCGCGCCGCGAACGAACTTCACGATCTCCCTCCGCGAGGACGGCGATGCCCGGTGGACGGTCGAAACGAGGATCGCGCTCGACGACGAGAGCACGCGCGACGCCTTCGAAGAGTACGCCCGCTCGTACGAGGCCGGCGACGCGTCGGGCGGCCCCGCGGTCGACCCGTTCAGAAACGCCGCGGCCGCCGCGTCCGAAGCCACGGGACGCGAGATGTCGATCGAGCGGGTGAACCGGACGGCCACGCTGTCGAATCAGTCCGGCGTCCTCCGACTGCGGTTCACGTGGACGCGGTTCCTCGAACCGGGTGACGACGGCGTCCTCGAACTCGGCGACGCGTTCCGAACCCCGAACAACGGCACGTGGTTCGGGTCGCTGTCCGCCTCCCAGCGGCTCGTCATCGAACCGCCCGCTGACTACGAGGTGAGCGACGTGTCGCAGGGGTTCAGCTACTCGATCAGCGACCGTCGGATCGTCGCCGAAGGGCCCCAACAGTTCGGGGCGGATGACATCGCGATCCGCTACGAGCCCGGAGACTCGCCGCCCGACACGTCGTACCTACTCGAACTGATCGCCGGCGCCGGCGTCGTGCTGCTGTTCGCTGTCGCGGTGTTGGCGTACCGCCGCGGCAACGTCGCCGGCGCCAGATCAGGCGGGGGCACAGACGGCGCCGCCGGAACGGAAGCGGGACCCAACCAGTCGGGTCAAGCGCCGAGGGGAATGGATGACGGCACCGACGGCGGCTCGGACGGCGTTGACGGCGATCGCGAGGAGGGACCCTCGACTGCGCCGTCCGGCCCGGCGACGGATCGCGACGGGTCGGACACGGCTGTCGCCGGCGGAGCCGCCGCGGGCGACGGACCGACCGAAACCCCAAGCGACAGTGGAGGCGGTAGCGGCGAGGACGCCGCCACCGAGCGTGAGGAAGACCTGGAGCTCCTGTCGGACGAAGAGCGCGTCGAGCGGCTGCTTGGCGAGCACGGCGGCCGGATGCGCCAAGGGACGATCGTCGACGAAACCGGTTGGTCGGACGCGAAGGTGTCCCAGCTGCTGTCGGCGATGGCCGACGACGAGCGCGTCGAGAAGCTGCGGCTCGGTCGCGAGAACATCATCTCCCTGGCTGACGGCGACGACGCAGGCGACGAGACCGGCGCCGACGCCGAGTCGTCGTAG
- a CDS encoding polyprenyl synthetase family protein produces MEYLERRVAMANERLAEVTGAVEPSELGDEIEHVALAGGKRVRPTVTLLACEAAGGDPEDAVDFAVGVELVHNASLVIDDIIDRSDVRRGTPSAWSAFGYGPAIVASDGMLGEAFALFSADEQAMQVVAEAMVELGEGEATELVAKPSNEEEYMTLARRKTGALFRAAAELGAVAAGADGFTIEAFGEYAERVGVAFQIRDDVLDATADADDLGKPTGVDEAVDRPSLLQVTDLTPEEADQRARDQADAALEALETAGIGESDARGYLRDLAEFVVVRER; encoded by the coding sequence ATGGAGTATCTGGAGCGTCGGGTCGCGATGGCGAACGAGCGTCTCGCGGAGGTTACCGGGGCGGTCGAGCCGTCGGAGCTCGGCGACGAGATCGAGCACGTCGCGCTCGCGGGCGGCAAGCGCGTTCGCCCGACCGTGACGCTCCTCGCGTGCGAGGCGGCCGGCGGCGACCCCGAAGACGCCGTCGACTTCGCGGTCGGCGTCGAACTCGTGCACAACGCCTCGCTCGTTATCGACGACATCATCGACCGGTCGGACGTTCGCCGCGGCACCCCTTCGGCGTGGTCGGCGTTCGGCTACGGCCCCGCGATCGTCGCCTCCGACGGCATGCTCGGGGAGGCGTTCGCGCTCTTTTCGGCCGACGAGCAGGCGATGCAGGTCGTCGCCGAGGCGATGGTCGAACTCGGCGAGGGCGAGGCGACCGAGTTGGTCGCGAAACCGTCGAACGAGGAGGAGTACATGACGCTCGCGCGTCGCAAGACTGGGGCGCTGTTCCGCGCGGCCGCCGAGCTCGGCGCCGTGGCCGCCGGCGCCGACGGCTTCACGATCGAGGCGTTCGGCGAGTACGCCGAGCGCGTCGGCGTCGCCTTCCAGATCCGCGACGACGTGCTGGACGCGACCGCCGATGCCGACGATCTCGGCAAGCCGACCGGCGTCGACGAGGCGGTCGACCGCCCCTCCCTGTTGCAGGTGACGGACCTCACGCCCGAGGAGGCCGATCAGCGCGCCCGCGACCAGGCCGACGCCGCGCTGGAGGCGCTGGAGACCGCCGGGATCGGCGAATCGGACGCGCGGGGATATCTGCGGGACCTGGCGGAGTTCGTGGTCGTTCGAGAGCGGTAG